From the Thermus thermamylovorans genome, one window contains:
- a CDS encoding homoserine dehydrogenase has translation MEALRIALLGGGTVGSAFYGLVQERLADFHALGFSPRFLGVLVRDPSRPRPIPQELLRLEPPDLREADVVVEALGGVEAPLRLVLPALEAGIPLITANKALLAEAWEALRPYAEEGLIYHEASVMAGTPALSFLETLRGSRLLELHGILNGTTLYILQGMEGGQSYGEALLEAQRLGYAEADPTLDVAGIDAAHKLTLLARLLVDPGFPFSAVETQGITRLTPEHIQEARARGERVRLLASLYGKGGRWRAEVAPRRLPQDHSLARARGNALLVRAHPLGEVFVTGPGAGGEATASGLLADLFRLLQGAPGHLPVPQAQPPLAEGSPFPEVG, from the coding sequence ATGGAAGCCCTGAGGATCGCCCTTTTAGGCGGGGGCACCGTGGGGAGCGCCTTTTACGGGCTCGTCCAGGAACGCCTGGCGGACTTCCACGCCCTGGGCTTCTCCCCCCGCTTCTTGGGCGTGCTGGTCCGGGACCCCTCCAGGCCGCGCCCCATCCCCCAGGAGCTCCTGCGGCTGGAGCCCCCGGACCTCCGGGAGGCCGACGTGGTGGTGGAGGCCCTGGGGGGGGTGGAGGCGCCCTTGAGGCTGGTCCTCCCCGCCCTGGAGGCCGGTATCCCCCTCATCACCGCCAACAAGGCCCTCCTGGCCGAAGCCTGGGAAGCCCTGCGCCCCTACGCCGAGGAGGGGCTCATCTACCACGAGGCCAGCGTCATGGCGGGCACCCCGGCCCTCTCCTTCCTGGAGACCCTCAGGGGAAGCCGGCTTCTGGAGCTCCACGGGATCCTCAACGGCACCACCCTCTACATCCTGCAGGGGATGGAAGGGGGGCAAAGCTACGGGGAGGCCCTCCTCGAGGCCCAGCGCCTGGGCTACGCCGAGGCCGACCCCACCCTGGACGTGGCGGGCATCGACGCCGCCCACAAGCTCACCCTCCTGGCGAGGCTCCTGGTGGACCCCGGCTTCCCCTTTTCCGCGGTGGAAACCCAGGGCATAACCCGCCTTACCCCAGAACACATCCAAGAAGCTCGGGCCCGCGGGGAAAGGGTGCGCCTCTTGGCCAGCCTCTACGGGAAAGGGGGGCGCTGGCGGGCGGAGGTGGCCCCCAGGCGCCTTCCCCAGGACCACTCCCTGGCCCGGGCCCGGGGAAACGCCCTCCTCGTGCGGGCGCACCCCTTGGGCGAGGTCTTCGTCACCGGACCCGGGGCGGGGGGTGAGGCCACGGCCAGCGGCCTCCTCGCCGACCTCTTCCGCCTCCTCCAGGGGGCCCCCGGCCACCTGCCCGTCCCCCAGGCCCAGCCCCCCCTGGCGGAGGGAAGCCCCTTCCCCGAGGTAGGGTGA
- the queG gene encoding tRNA epoxyqueuosine(34) reductase QueG has translation MDPRGLLEEAARERGLGVAWAPLAPLEEAEGRFRRWLKAGRHGGMAYLERGVAERFRPQARFPWARGALLLFAPYAYPDPGVPRGGLRVGRVARYAWVRDYHRLLGEELGRLEALARELGLPAKGYVDHGPLPERTLALLSGKGWIGKSGMFLSQGLGVHAFIGVLLTPLEVEAPLPHPNRCGRCARCLVACPTGALLGDGTLEAGRCVSYLTVEHRGFIPPGLWPGVGDWLLGCDGCTEVCPWERFGRAWRGFRPEPELAHPDLAEFFRLSGRAFQRKYGDTAFARPGRARMARNALIVLSNLGLGEGLMREAAGDPSPLVRRTALHALHRAGLGIEGFLGDPEAGIRAEALALLGEAPSAVDLLQNRGQAPGPEVEEKGAQVVGNLEEADLEALRVQDHGVGPRLPGEA, from the coding sequence GTGGACCCCAGGGGCCTCCTGGAGGAGGCGGCGCGGGAACGGGGACTGGGGGTGGCCTGGGCTCCCCTGGCTCCCCTGGAGGAAGCGGAAGGGCGCTTTCGGCGCTGGCTGAAGGCGGGGAGGCATGGGGGCATGGCCTACCTGGAAAGGGGGGTGGCGGAGCGCTTCCGCCCCCAGGCCCGCTTCCCCTGGGCCAGGGGCGCCCTCCTCCTCTTCGCCCCCTACGCCTACCCCGACCCCGGGGTGCCCAGGGGGGGCCTCCGGGTGGGCCGGGTGGCCCGCTACGCCTGGGTGCGGGACTACCACCGCCTCCTTGGGGAGGAGCTCGGGCGCCTGGAAGCCCTGGCCCGGGAGCTTGGGCTTCCCGCCAAGGGCTACGTGGACCACGGCCCCCTTCCCGAACGCACCCTGGCCCTCCTCTCGGGCAAGGGTTGGATCGGAAAAAGCGGCATGTTCCTCTCCCAGGGCTTGGGCGTCCACGCCTTCATCGGCGTCCTCCTCACCCCCCTGGAGGTGGAGGCCCCCCTGCCCCACCCGAACCGCTGCGGGCGGTGCGCCCGCTGCCTTGTGGCCTGCCCCACGGGGGCCCTCCTGGGGGACGGCACCCTGGAGGCGGGGCGCTGCGTGAGCTACCTCACGGTGGAGCACCGGGGCTTCATCCCCCCGGGGCTCTGGCCGGGGGTAGGGGACTGGCTCTTGGGATGCGACGGGTGCACGGAGGTCTGCCCGTGGGAAAGGTTCGGCAGGGCCTGGCGGGGCTTCCGCCCCGAGCCCGAACTGGCCCACCCCGACCTCGCGGAGTTCTTCCGCCTTTCCGGACGCGCCTTTCAGAGAAAATACGGGGACACCGCCTTCGCCCGGCCGGGAAGGGCCCGCATGGCCCGGAACGCCCTCATCGTCCTCAGCAACCTGGGCCTGGGGGAGGGGCTGATGCGGGAGGCGGCAGGGGACCCCAGCCCCCTGGTGCGCCGCACCGCCCTCCACGCCCTCCACCGGGCGGGCCTGGGGATCGAGGGCTTCCTGGGGGACCCCGAGGCGGGGATCCGGGCCGAGGCCCTAGCCCTGCTGGGGGAAGCGCCCAGTGCGGTAGACCTTCTCCAGAACCGGGGGCAGGCCCCAGGCCCGGAGGTCGAAGAGAAGGGGGCCCAGGTCGTAGGGAACCTTGAGGAAGCGGACCTCGAGGCTCTCCGTGTCCAGGACCATGGCGTCGGCCCCCGGCTCCCCGGAGAGGCTTAG
- the thrC gene encoding threonine synthase, translating to MRLPLIERYRAHLPVSPGTPVVSLLEGSTPLIPLKGPEEARRKGVRLYAKFEGLNPTGSFKDRGMTLAVSKAVEAGARAVAAASTGNTAASAAAYAARAGIRAVVVLPAGYVALGKVAQSLVHGARIVQIEGSFDQALSLTKALTEAYPVALVNSLNPYRLEGQKTLAFEVVDELGDAPHYHALPVGNAGNITAHWMGYKEYFALGKARRLPRMLGFQAAGAAPLVLGRPVEKPETLATAIRIGNPASWEGAVRAKEESGGLIGAVTDGEILAAYCYLAEEEGVFCEPASAAALAGVWRLLKEGRLEPESQVVLTLTGHGLKDPATAEKAAGLLPPVPAVLEAVAEAAGLL from the coding sequence ATGCGCCTGCCCCTCATCGAGCGCTACCGCGCCCACCTTCCCGTCTCTCCGGGCACCCCGGTGGTCTCCCTCCTGGAGGGCTCCACCCCCCTCATCCCTCTGAAAGGCCCCGAGGAGGCCAGGAGGAAGGGCGTCCGCCTCTACGCCAAGTTCGAGGGCCTGAACCCCACGGGAAGCTTCAAGGACCGGGGGATGACCCTGGCGGTGTCCAAGGCGGTGGAGGCGGGGGCCAGGGCGGTGGCCGCCGCCAGCACGGGGAACACCGCCGCCTCTGCCGCCGCCTACGCCGCCCGGGCGGGGATACGGGCCGTCGTGGTCCTGCCCGCGGGGTACGTGGCCTTGGGCAAGGTGGCCCAGAGCCTGGTGCACGGGGCCAGGATCGTCCAGATTGAGGGCAGCTTCGACCAGGCCCTCTCCCTCACCAAAGCCCTCACCGAGGCCTACCCCGTGGCCCTGGTGAACTCCCTGAACCCCTACCGCTTGGAGGGGCAGAAGACCCTGGCCTTTGAGGTGGTGGACGAGCTGGGGGACGCGCCCCACTACCACGCCCTCCCCGTGGGCAACGCGGGCAACATCACCGCCCACTGGATGGGTTATAAGGAGTATTTCGCCCTGGGGAAGGCCAGGAGGCTTCCCCGGATGCTGGGCTTTCAGGCGGCAGGTGCCGCTCCCCTGGTCCTGGGGCGGCCTGTGGAGAAGCCGGAAACCCTGGCCACCGCCATCCGCATCGGCAACCCCGCCAGCTGGGAAGGGGCGGTGCGGGCCAAGGAGGAGTCCGGGGGGCTCATCGGGGCGGTGACGGACGGGGAGATCCTCGCCGCCTACTGCTACCTGGCGGAGGAGGAGGGGGTCTTCTGCGAACCCGCCAGCGCCGCGGCCCTGGCCGGGGTGTGGCGGCTCCTAAAGGAGGGGCGCCTGGAGCCGGAAAGCCAGGTGGTCCTCACCCTCACCGGCCACGGCCTCAAGGACCCGGCCACCGCGGAAAAGGCGGCGGGGCTTCTGCCCCCCGTGCCCGCGGTCCTCGAGGCGGTGGCCGAGGCCGCGGGGCTCCTGTGA
- the lnt gene encoding apolipoprotein N-acyltransferase codes for MRPLLLGLLLALTLPPFPLGFLAPLVLAFLLGGGFRTGFLSGLGFWGLHLVWLPQSFTALFGPWGAVPFLPLVLLKALSFGLLFALTPTPLARVGGWVLLEWLTERGALAFPWGFLGYALLEAPGRLLAALGGVYLLSLVVLLFAWGFQRRLWALLLPWGLLWLLPLPQAPGEERALLVQGNINPLQKVHGELEEATYLRLTQAGLEAHPEARLVVWPETAVWRIPQGTAEILEGRFLLTGLNLFGPNRAVLYGEEGILAHYDKTRLVPFGEWFPFREGLGGVYGFFFRAFGLEGLTDRIPGERTAPLGPYGAMICYESAFPSVARALAREGARALVLLTNDAWFGPSFGGRQHFALGRLRAVETGRWLLRAGNDGITASIDPLGRAVAEIPSHREGYLLAPFAFRGGQTPYVRYGDWAVGLALTLFLLGLILRERRPGWRNR; via the coding sequence GTGCGGCCCCTCCTCCTGGGCCTCCTCCTGGCCCTCACCCTGCCCCCCTTCCCCTTGGGCTTCCTCGCCCCCCTGGTCCTGGCCTTCCTCCTCGGGGGAGGGTTCCGCACCGGCTTCTTGTCAGGGCTCGGCTTCTGGGGCCTCCACCTGGTATGGCTCCCCCAGAGCTTCACCGCCCTCTTCGGCCCCTGGGGGGCGGTGCCCTTCCTACCCCTGGTCCTCCTCAAGGCCCTCTCCTTCGGCCTCCTCTTCGCCCTCACCCCCACCCCCCTGGCCCGGGTGGGGGGGTGGGTTCTCCTGGAGTGGCTCACGGAGAGGGGGGCCCTGGCCTTCCCTTGGGGCTTCCTGGGCTACGCCCTCCTGGAGGCCCCGGGAAGGCTCCTCGCCGCCCTCGGGGGGGTCTACCTCCTTTCCCTGGTGGTCCTCCTCTTCGCCTGGGGGTTCCAGCGGCGGCTTTGGGCCCTCCTCCTCCCCTGGGGGCTCCTCTGGCTCCTCCCCCTGCCCCAGGCGCCGGGGGAGGAGCGGGCCCTCCTGGTGCAGGGGAACATCAACCCCCTGCAGAAGGTGCACGGGGAGCTGGAGGAGGCCACCTACCTGCGCCTCACGCAGGCGGGCCTGGAGGCCCACCCCGAGGCCCGGCTTGTGGTCTGGCCCGAGACCGCGGTGTGGCGGATTCCCCAGGGGACCGCCGAGATCCTGGAGGGGCGCTTCCTCCTCACCGGCCTCAACCTCTTCGGCCCCAACCGGGCCGTCCTCTACGGGGAGGAGGGGATCCTGGCCCACTACGACAAGACCCGCCTGGTGCCCTTCGGGGAGTGGTTCCCCTTCCGGGAGGGCCTGGGGGGGGTCTACGGCTTCTTCTTCCGGGCCTTCGGCCTGGAGGGGCTCACCGACCGCATCCCAGGGGAAAGGACGGCGCCTTTGGGCCCCTACGGGGCCATGATCTGCTACGAGTCCGCCTTCCCCTCCGTGGCCCGGGCCCTGGCCCGGGAGGGGGCCAGGGCCTTGGTGCTCCTCACCAACGACGCCTGGTTCGGCCCCTCCTTCGGGGGGCGGCAGCACTTCGCCCTGGGGCGGCTGCGGGCGGTGGAGACGGGGCGCTGGCTCCTCCGGGCGGGGAACGACGGGATCACCGCCAGCATCGACCCCCTGGGCCGGGCGGTGGCCGAAATCCCCTCCCACCGGGAGGGCTACCTCCTGGCCCCCTTCGCCTTCCGGGGAGGGCAGACCCCCTACGTGCGCTACGGGGACTGGGCGGTGGGCCTGGCGTTGACGCTTTTCCTCCTGGGGCTTATCCTTAGGGAGCGCAGGCCGGGGTGGCGGAACCGGTAG
- a CDS encoding Uma2 family endonuclease: MRDEELRALSEREPGWRFERGADGRLFVSPTGGEGGRMGRAALGQLTVGTRPSPWGWSSTLPRGSSCPTAPSSSPDAAFARKGRWLALTPEEREGFPPLAPGAAFEVRSRSQSVEELREKAALYLKNGVGLVVLLDLYAHRVEVFRKKGATFYQDQEAVPLDPGLPGFQPLAQGLFLALDALPPLGEA; this comes from the coding sequence GTGAGGGATGAGGAGCTCCGGGCCCTTTCGGAGCGCGAACCCGGCTGGCGGTTTGAGCGCGGGGCCGATGGGCGGCTTTTCGTCTCCCCTACGGGCGGCGAAGGTGGCAGGATGGGCAGGGCGGCGCTGGGCCAGCTTACCGTTGGAACGAGGCCCAGTCCTTGGGGGTGGTCTTCCACGCTTCCACGGGGTTCAAGCTGCCCGACGGCTCCATCCTCATCCCCCGATGCGGCCTTCGCGCGCAAGGGGCGCTGGCTTGCCCTCACCCCAGAGGAGCGGGAAGGGTTTCCTCCTTTGGCCCCCGGTGCCGCATTCGAGGTTCGTTCCCGGAGCCAAAGCGTGGAGGAGCTTCGGGAAAAAGCGGCCCTTTACCTGAAAAATGGGGTGGGTCTGGTGGTCCTCCTGGACCTTTACGCGCACCGGGTGGAGGTGTTTCGCAAGAAGGGGGCAACCTTCTACCAGGACCAGGAGGCGGTGCCCTTGGACCCCGGGCTTCCCGGTTTCCAGCCCCTGGCCCAGGGGCTTTTTCTAGCCCTTGACGCCCTCCCGCCCTTGGGGGAAGCATAG